In Campylobacter vicugnae, a genomic segment contains:
- a CDS encoding DUF6844 domain-containing protein, which yields MKKIILCSLVAASLLFAQGEKPAELTQADISSQNQISDASMVNVEPKSVQDSIDDFANDMGIDWGVTDEKQRTFYYGTADIPFSQNDSDFAKAAEIGYNKAMISLQGNFIRDAFGKHAGETISSYEKDDSTNKMEFEELPKGGTMKQIFDKVTQLAGAKLDNELKKLGVEVEGLTEERKKTLYAEKFTQDIMQKAFGSMSGLVPVQTYIAKASAGDGYEIGVVAVMSKKTRDIARDMRLKRPSLITGKGKKITEFLPKDKEGFLQEYGLRLVYDETGAPVLLSYGRWGISLEDTKGRFANRKMQIAENTALNKADQAIQEFMNVNLSFSDSVKTGEILEETITQKTNLTEGGEQVTSQAIANIIDQVSQKIRATTRGDIRGTRTIRRWNLVDENGIPHVGVVRAYSYASYKNTTDMISNNNDNGSASQIRTETQPGNTIERKSRIVNTIDDF from the coding sequence ATGAAAAAAATTATATTATGTTCGCTTGTTGCAGCTAGTTTGCTATTTGCTCAAGGAGAAAAACCAGCTGAGCTAACTCAAGCTGATATAAGTAGCCAAAATCAAATTTCAGATGCTAGCATGGTCAATGTAGAGCCAAAAAGTGTTCAAGATTCTATAGATGATTTTGCAAACGATATGGGAATTGACTGGGGAGTAACAGATGAGAAGCAGCGCACTTTCTACTATGGAACAGCAGATATACCTTTTAGCCAAAATGATAGCGATTTTGCTAAAGCCGCTGAAATCGGATACAACAAAGCTATGATATCACTGCAAGGAAACTTTATCAGAGATGCCTTTGGTAAGCATGCAGGTGAAACTATAAGTAGCTATGAAAAAGATGATTCTACAAATAAAATGGAATTTGAAGAACTGCCAAAAGGCGGAACAATGAAACAGATATTTGATAAAGTAACGCAATTAGCCGGCGCAAAATTAGATAATGAACTAAAAAAATTAGGAGTTGAGGTAGAAGGACTAACAGAAGAAAGAAAAAAGACTCTATATGCTGAAAAATTTACTCAAGATATTATGCAAAAAGCCTTTGGCAGTATGAGCGGATTAGTGCCAGTGCAAACTTACATAGCAAAAGCATCTGCTGGAGATGGGTATGAGATAGGTGTCGTTGCTGTAATGAGCAAAAAAACAAGAGATATAGCAAGGGATATGAGACTAAAAAGACCTTCATTAATTACAGGAAAAGGCAAGAAAATCACAGAATTTTTACCAAAAGACAAAGAGGGATTCTTGCAAGAATATGGACTAAGATTAGTCTATGATGAAACAGGAGCGCCTGTACTATTAAGCTATGGTCGTTGGGGAATTTCCCTAGAAGATACAAAGGGTAGATTTGCAAATAGAAAAATGCAAATAGCAGAAAATACAGCTCTTAATAAAGCAGATCAAGCGATACAAGAATTTATGAATGTTAATCTATCTTTTAGCGATAGTGTTAAAACAGGAGAAATTCTAGAAGAGACAATCACTCAAAAAACAAATCTCACAGAAGGCGGAGAACAAGTTACCAGCCAAGCTATAGCTAATATAATAGATCAAGTTAGCCAAAAAATCAGAGCTACAACAAGAGGCGATATTAGAGGTACTCGCACTATACGACGCTGGAATTTAGTAGATGAAAATGGCATACCACATGTTGGGGTTGTAAGAGCTTATTCTTATGCTTCTTATAAAAATACCACAGATATGATTTCTAATAACAACGATAATGGCAGCGCGAGTCAAATACGGACTGAAACACAGCCAGGAAATACTATAGAACGCAAATCTCGTATAGTAAATACTATAGACGATTTCTAG
- the lpoB gene encoding penicillin-binding protein activator LpoB — MKKLLLVSVAAATFIFSGCTPQPMYTDNSGNINQGDTATMGLSSEDFELAAETMINSLLSDPAFANQKPGVRKVVAIGRIKNDTALRLDTEKLTRKITQAMRRSGKFVLTSAVAAGGALDSMSEDVRELRDNDEFNQKTIAKKGTLVSPDFSLFGKIRQDNIKLNNGKTKVEYFFLLGLTDLTSGLVYWEDEKTINKAGSSKSVSW; from the coding sequence ATGAAAAAACTTCTTTTAGTTAGTGTAGCAGCAGCTACATTTATATTTAGTGGTTGTACTCCACAACCTATGTATACAGACAACTCTGGCAATATAAACCAAGGCGACACCGCAACTATGGGCTTAAGCTCTGAAGACTTTGAACTTGCAGCTGAAACTATGATAAATAGCCTTTTAAGCGATCCAGCTTTTGCAAACCAAAAGCCAGGAGTTAGAAAAGTTGTAGCTATCGGCCGTATCAAAAACGACACAGCCTTAAGGCTAGACACTGAAAAACTAACTCGCAAAATCACTCAAGCTATGAGAAGATCTGGCAAATTCGTATTAACTTCTGCTGTAGCTGCAGGTGGGGCGCTTGATTCAATGAGCGAAGATGTCAGAGAGCTAAGAGATAATGATGAGTTCAATCAAAAAACAATAGCCAAAAAAGGCACTTTAGTTTCGCCTGATTTTTCACTATTTGGCAAAATTCGTCAAGATAATATAAAATTAAACAATGGCAAAACAAAAGTTGAGTATTTCTTTTTGCTAGGTTTAACTGATCTTACATCTGGATTGGTATATTGGGAAGATGAAAAAACAATCAATAAAGCCGGTTCAAGCAAAAGCGTAAGCTGGTAA
- a CDS encoding YcfL family protein produces the protein MKKLLLIITIFATLITGCTNKTTDVVLEDSYYDSSLVTFEAIDPKIVQSVKKRFNNNGLLECEIVLKSKSAINLSYKVDWLDEQGFVLRNAIDDHYKNIRLNSNRELIINKLAQDQRAKSFKIHLTSKGTK, from the coding sequence ATGAAAAAATTACTACTTATTATAACAATATTTGCAACACTAATTACAGGTTGCACAAACAAGACTACCGATGTGGTCTTAGAAGATTCTTATTATGATTCTAGCTTGGTAACTTTTGAAGCTATTGATCCAAAGATTGTTCAAAGCGTAAAAAAACGCTTTAATAACAATGGTCTTTTAGAGTGTGAAATAGTGTTAAAAAGCAAATCCGCAATTAATCTATCATATAAAGTAGATTGGCTAGACGAGCAAGGTTTTGTATTGAGAAATGCTATAGATGATCACTATAAAAATATTCGCTTAAATTCAAATCGTGAGCTAATTATAAACAAACTTGCACAAGATCAAAGAGCAAAAAGCTTTAAAATACATCTCACTTCAAAAGGAACAAAATGA
- the rhuM gene encoding RhuM family protein: MTGQTAAEIIYSKANKDKEHMGLATWKNSPDGRILQSDVLIAKNYLSEKGIKALERAVSGYFDYIEDLVERGNIFNMEEFASSVNEFLEFRKYNILQDKGQVSNQQAKQKAIAEYSVFNKTQNIESDFDKEVKKMLGASKQIDYFA, encoded by the coding sequence ATAACAGGACAGACAGCAGCAGAGATTATATACTCAAAAGCTAATAAAGATAAAGAGCATATGGGTTTAGCTACTTGGAAAAACTCTCCAGATGGCAGGATATTGCAATCAGATGTGTTAATAGCCAAAAATTATTTAAGCGAAAAAGGGATAAAAGCGTTAGAAAGGGCTGTTAGTGGGTATTTTGATTATATAGAAGATTTAGTAGAGCGTGGAAATATATTTAATATGGAGGAATTTGCTAGTAGTGTAAATGAATTTTTAGAGTTTAGAAAATATAATATTTTACAAGATAAAGGCCAAGTCTCTAACCAGCAAGCTAAGCAAAAAGCCATAGCAGAGTATAGTGTATTTAATAAAACGCAAAATATAGAATCTGATTTTGACAAAGAAGTTAAAAAAATGCTAGGTGCAAGTAAACAAATAGACTATTTTGCTTAG
- a CDS encoding multidrug effflux MFS transporter — MQSTTKIHGFSKFKLIIVLAFMSSIAPLSTDMYLPALSHVQSSFAASEFLAQLSLASFFIAFALGQLIYGPLSDTFGRKIPLIIGIVLFIVSSLGCVLVDNIYVFITLRFFEALGGCAGVVIARAIVNDSFDIKDAAGVYALMMVFSSLAPMLSPTFGGILLEYFSWQSIFAVLFILGILLLCFIIFGLRESTITRIKFSHKATMDSYKFVFKEPIFILYCLLGALSSAVLFAYITGSSFVFIGYFGLNEMQYGLLFGINAFAFVLFANINARLTRSFECENLLKFALFAMLLALIMASFGAFMKLGFWVFEIGIFITIGTLGFILPNSTTLAMARFKDHSGTASAVLGVMQFGLAGVIAFGVGIFEANTPLFLALVMLLPCVIAVILLYKRTHQR, encoded by the coding sequence ATGCAAAGCACTACAAAAATACATGGATTTTCTAAATTTAAATTAATTATTGTTTTAGCTTTTATGTCTAGTATAGCACCGCTATCTACAGATATGTATCTGCCAGCACTATCGCATGTGCAAAGTAGTTTTGCTGCTAGTGAGTTTCTTGCTCAGCTTAGCCTTGCTAGTTTTTTTATAGCATTTGCTTTGGGGCAGTTAATTTATGGTCCTCTTAGCGATACTTTTGGTAGAAAAATTCCACTAATTATCGGGATCGTTCTTTTTATCGTTTCAAGTCTTGGGTGCGTGCTAGTAGATAATATTTATGTTTTTATCACTTTAAGATTTTTTGAAGCACTTGGCGGATGTGCTGGGGTTGTGATTGCTAGGGCGATTGTAAATGATAGTTTTGATATCAAAGATGCAGCTGGTGTATATGCTTTAATGATGGTATTTTCATCGCTTGCGCCGATGTTATCGCCTACATTTGGCGGAATTTTGCTTGAGTATTTTTCTTGGCAGAGTATCTTTGCAGTGCTATTTATTTTAGGTATTTTGTTGCTTTGTTTTATTATTTTTGGGCTTAGAGAATCTACTATAACGCGTATTAAATTTTCTCATAAAGCTACTATGGATAGCTATAAATTTGTATTTAAAGAGCCTATTTTTATACTTTATTGTCTGCTTGGGGCTCTTTCTTCAGCTGTGCTTTTTGCTTATATTACTGGGTCGTCGTTTGTATTTATAGGCTATTTTGGGCTAAATGAGATGCAGTATGGGCTATTATTTGGTATTAATGCATTTGCTTTTGTACTATTTGCTAATATTAATGCTAGACTTACTAGAAGTTTTGAGTGTGAAAATTTGCTTAAATTTGCTTTATTTGCAATGCTATTAGCTCTTATTATGGCTAGTTTTGGGGCATTTATGAAGCTTGGGTTTTGGGTTTTTGAGATAGGTATTTTTATAACTATTGGTACTTTAGGATTTATATTGCCAAATTCTACGACTTTAGCAATGGCAAGGTTTAAAGATCACTCCGGTACCGCATCAGCTGTACTTGGAGTAATGCAGTTTGGGTTAGCTGGAGTGATCGCTTTTGGCGTGGGTATTTTTGAGGCAAATACCCCGCTATTTTTGGCTTTGGTTATGCTTTTACCGTGCGTTATAGCAGTTATTTTGCTTTATAAACGCACTCATCAAAGATAA
- the thyX gene encoding FAD-dependent thymidylate synthase yields the protein MEVKLLNHTPLWVCSNAIRTCWQSFDKGDNGGQIDIALIDRVGNKLKHASTLEHLHYNFYIKGISRALLQELARHRMASLSVKSTRYTLKELKNEGEFAQNDWENASRYLVLSGNADVDNASINALNNLRQILSQNISIDIAKYCLPESYKTELTWSINARSLQNFISLRSSKSALWEIQNLANAIYAALPDEHKFIFDECVYKAK from the coding sequence ATGGAAGTAAAATTACTAAACCATACTCCACTTTGGGTCTGTTCAAACGCTATTAGAACTTGCTGGCAAAGCTTTGATAAGGGCGATAACGGTGGCCAGATTGATATCGCTCTTATAGATAGAGTAGGAAACAAATTAAAGCATGCAAGCACCTTAGAACATCTACACTATAACTTCTATATCAAAGGAATTAGCAGAGCGCTCCTTCAAGAACTAGCACGCCACAGAATGGCAAGCCTAAGTGTCAAAAGCACACGCTATACTCTAAAAGAATTAAAAAATGAGGGTGAATTTGCACAAAATGATTGGGAAAATGCAAGCCGCTACCTAGTGCTAAGCGGTAACGCAGATGTAGATAATGCTAGCATAAACGCACTTAATAATCTTCGCCAAATTCTATCTCAAAATATCAGTATTGATATTGCTAAATACTGCTTGCCAGAAAGCTACAAAACTGAGCTTACCTGGAGTATAAATGCTAGAAGTTTGCAAAACTTTATAAGCTTAAGAAGTTCTAAAAGCGCACTTTGGGAGATTCAAAATCTTGCAAACGCCATCTACGCTGCACTACCTGATGAGCATAAATTTATCTTTGATGAGTGCGTTTATAAAGCAAAATAA
- a CDS encoding nitroreductase family protein, with translation MKKIMQERYSCREFNNQKIDDNIINEILDLTRLSPSSCGLEPWKFMVVSKENDLKELGQICNNQAQVSGCSHAIIIIARNDLKEGCDFIRTQVDRKPRTPERLQKALDHFAARFNPQTNEELMHYASLQCYMASANMVNIAQSLGVKSCIVAGFDADKLNNFVNLGENFRPVLVIALGYSDEVAPAKIRQSLDQVVIYK, from the coding sequence ATGAAAAAAATAATGCAAGAACGCTATTCATGTAGAGAATTTAATAACCAAAAAATTGATGATAATATCATTAATGAAATTTTAGATCTTACTAGATTAAGTCCTAGCTCGTGTGGTTTGGAGCCTTGGAAATTTATGGTTGTAAGCAAAGAAAATGATTTAAAAGAATTAGGGCAAATCTGTAATAATCAAGCCCAAGTAAGCGGATGTAGCCACGCTATAATCATAATCGCACGCAATGATTTAAAAGAGGGTTGTGATTTTATAAGAACTCAAGTAGATCGCAAACCTCGCACTCCTGAGAGACTTCAAAAAGCCCTTGATCACTTCGCAGCAAGGTTTAACCCACAAACCAATGAAGAGCTAATGCACTACGCATCACTACAATGCTATATGGCAAGCGCCAATATGGTAAATATCGCTCAAAGTCTAGGTGTTAAAAGCTGCATTGTAGCTGGGTTTGATGCTGATAAGTTAAATAACTTTGTAAATTTAGGAGAGAATTTTAGACCTGTTCTTGTAATTGCTCTAGGCTATAGCGATGAAGTAGCACCAGCTAAAATTCGCCAAAGCTTAGACCAAGTAGTTATCTATAAATAA
- a CDS encoding extracellular solute-binding protein, whose product MKKILFASLLISSAMYAEVIAYGPGGPAPVLKELATEFEAKKGKKVKIVAGPTGQWINQAKVDADIIFAGNSSMMDGFIKVFDGNLDVKNVEVLNIREAGIVVKKGNPKNIKSFKDLLKDNINVMVVDGAGQVGLYEDMALKNGKRKHLLKLRKNIVYYAPNSKMAVDRWNSDDSIDALIIWSHWTKVLGEDKVDFVQAGKDSIIYRAAEIAVTNSTKNREDAMEFIKFVQSKDAQKVWKKWGWEVK is encoded by the coding sequence ATGAAAAAAATATTGTTTGCATCTTTGTTGATTAGTTCAGCTATGTATGCAGAAGTCATCGCATATGGACCTGGTGGCCCAGCTCCTGTTTTAAAAGAATTAGCAACTGAATTTGAAGCTAAAAAAGGCAAAAAAGTTAAAATAGTTGCAGGTCCTACTGGTCAGTGGATTAATCAAGCAAAAGTAGATGCTGATATTATTTTTGCTGGTAACTCATCTATGATGGATGGATTTATTAAAGTATTTGATGGTAATTTAGATGTTAAAAATGTAGAAGTTTTAAATATTAGAGAGGCTGGAATAGTAGTTAAAAAAGGCAATCCTAAAAATATAAAAAGTTTTAAAGATCTACTTAAAGATAATATTAATGTAATGGTTGTAGATGGTGCTGGTCAAGTGGGTCTATATGAAGATATGGCGCTTAAAAATGGTAAAAGAAAACATCTATTAAAACTTAGAAAAAATATAGTGTATTATGCGCCAAATTCAAAAATGGCAGTTGATCGCTGGAATAGTGATGATAGCATAGATGCACTTATAATATGGTCTCATTGGACTAAAGTTTTAGGTGAAGATAAAGTAGATTTTGTACAAGCTGGTAAAGATTCTATAATTTATCGTGCAGCAGAGATAGCTGTAACAAATAGCACAAAAAATAGAGAAGATGCTATGGAATTTATAAAGTTTGTCCAATCTAAAGATGCTCAAAAAGTATGGAAAAAATGGGGCTGGGAAGTAAAATAA
- the typA gene encoding translational GTPase TypA, with protein sequence MENIRNIAVIAHVDHGKTTMVDELLKQSGTFTEHQNIGERVMDSNDIERERGITILSKNTAIRYKDYKINIIDTPGHADFGGEVERVLKMVDGVLLLVDAQEGVMPQTKFVVKKALSLGLRPIVVVNKIDKPAGDPDRVINEIFDLFVALDANDEQLEFPIVYAAAKNGYAKHKLEDENINMEPLFETIINHVPAPSGKDENPLQLQVFTLDYDNYVGKIGIARIFNGTISKNQSVMLAKADGSKTTGRISKLIGFLGLERTDIDTASSGDIVAIAGFDALDVGDSVVDPNSPMPLDPLHIEEPTLSVVFSVNDGPLSGTEGKYVTSNKIDERLESEMKTNIAMKYENIGEGKFKVSGRGELQITILAENMRREGFEFCLGRPEVIVKEIDGVKCEPFELLVIDAPDDCTGAVIEKLGKRKAEMVSMNPTGDGQTRIEFEIPARGLIGFRSQFLTDTKGEGVMNHSFLEFRPLTGTVEHRSNGALVSMENGVALAYSLFNLQDRGVLFCEPQTKVYVGMIIGEHSRPNDLDVNPIKGKNLTNVRASGSDDAIKLVPPRKLSLERALEWIEEDELVEVTPINIRVRKRYLDPTVRKRMAKK encoded by the coding sequence GTGGAAAATATCAGAAATATCGCCGTCATCGCACACGTTGACCACGGTAAAACAACAATGGTAGATGAGCTACTTAAACAATCAGGCACATTCACAGAACACCAAAATATAGGTGAAAGAGTTATGGATAGCAATGATATAGAGCGTGAGCGTGGTATCACAATTCTTAGCAAAAATACAGCTATTCGCTATAAAGATTATAAAATTAATATCATTGACACTCCAGGACACGCCGACTTTGGTGGTGAGGTTGAGCGTGTTTTAAAGATGGTTGATGGAGTTTTGCTTCTTGTAGATGCACAAGAAGGCGTAATGCCACAAACCAAATTCGTTGTAAAAAAAGCCCTATCTTTAGGTCTTCGCCCAATCGTTGTAGTAAATAAAATCGATAAACCAGCTGGCGATCCTGATAGAGTTATCAATGAAATTTTTGATCTATTTGTCGCACTTGATGCCAATGATGAACAGCTTGAGTTTCCAATCGTATATGCTGCGGCAAAAAATGGCTATGCTAAACATAAGCTAGAAGATGAAAATATCAATATGGAACCTTTATTTGAAACTATTATAAATCATGTTCCAGCTCCAAGTGGCAAAGATGAAAATCCACTGCAACTTCAAGTTTTCACACTAGATTATGATAATTATGTTGGTAAAATCGGCATTGCTAGAATCTTTAATGGTACAATTAGTAAAAACCAAAGCGTAATGCTAGCTAAAGCAGATGGTAGCAAAACCACAGGTAGAATTAGCAAACTTATTGGATTTTTAGGACTTGAACGCACAGATATAGATACAGCAAGCAGTGGAGATATCGTAGCAATTGCCGGATTTGATGCTCTTGATGTAGGAGATAGCGTAGTAGATCCTAACTCACCAATGCCACTTGATCCACTTCATATAGAAGAGCCTACTTTAAGCGTAGTATTTAGCGTAAATGATGGCCCGCTATCAGGTACAGAGGGCAAATATGTAACATCAAATAAGATAGATGAGCGTCTAGAGAGCGAGATGAAAACCAATATCGCTATGAAATATGAAAATATAGGCGAAGGTAAATTTAAAGTAAGCGGTCGTGGTGAATTACAAATTACAATTTTAGCTGAAAATATGAGAAGAGAGGGCTTTGAGTTCTGTCTTGGTAGGCCAGAAGTAATTGTAAAAGAGATCGATGGAGTAAAATGTGAGCCATTTGAGCTACTTGTAATAGATGCTCCAGATGACTGCACTGGAGCAGTAATTGAAAAACTTGGCAAAAGAAAAGCTGAGATGGTAAGTATGAATCCTACTGGCGATGGTCAAACTAGAATCGAATTTGAGATTCCAGCACGCGGATTAATCGGTTTTAGAAGTCAATTTTTGACCGATACCAAAGGTGAAGGCGTGATGAATCACAGCTTTTTAGAGTTTAGACCACTTACTGGTACAGTTGAACATAGAAGCAATGGTGCATTAGTAAGCATGGAAAATGGCGTCGCTCTTGCATATTCGCTATTTAACCTTCAAGATCGTGGTGTGCTATTTTGCGAACCGCAAACAAAAGTCTATGTAGGTATGATTATTGGCGAACATAGCAGACCAAATGATTTAGATGTAAATCCAATTAAAGGTAAAAATCTAACCAATGTAAGAGCTAGCGGAAGCGATGACGCAATCAAGCTAGTGCCACCACGCAAACTAAGCTTAGAGCGTGCTTTAGAGTGGATTGAAGAGGATGAATTAGTAGAGGTTACTCCAATAAATATTAGAGTAAGAAAACGCTACTTAGACCCAACAGTACGCAAAAGAATGGCAAAAAAATAA
- a CDS encoding flagellar hook-length control protein FliK translates to MQGLNEALASLNTTNQVQNKPVKADQNNAQSEQNDSFYKMIENSVKEYESSQNEQSQDSTSDTTRDMESKSNTQSTSPKSQKSGKNDNIKNDKIAQNIVQTTNQNPQNIDEIMLENADFITLLGLLESQNGSMKTGISNLVSANLNKFLATEKNIKELKGAKSLQDLLNLSEKFGLGLSKIKITKDGLEALKGEFKNLHSKGFFNNVPVLKNPIEVHAMTKKDIEKTIQKIENSDKNLLSKLMLGQSVEVKKDNKTIINDDEIKSQAKIEPKAEAKIDLKDLLKETFASKDDSKKAALNEQVKSDIKTQTVQNLSKDTQNIEQKTQPNLTTQIDNQIKESIKQPTTQASTKSQNISNIDEYLANIMQKAIKESGEQSAKPTPATIIAESMSSSNDSNLSEQSSQNFDQNSQSNTPIKDIVNSAKLNAKELNLKHVFDNFATQLQEKISEYKPPITRFHLTLNPGNLGEVEITLINRGSNLHINFNSNNQTMQLFMQHQAEFKASLVNMGFSELSMNFSDNANKEQNQGENKRQKFNINEDEQTEQSQSEETVLEVVLPKYF, encoded by the coding sequence ATGCAAGGTCTAAATGAAGCTCTAGCAAGCCTAAATACCACTAATCAAGTTCAAAATAAACCAGTTAAAGCTGATCAAAACAACGCTCAAAGTGAGCAAAATGATAGCTTTTATAAGATGATTGAAAATAGTGTAAAAGAGTATGAAAGCTCTCAAAATGAGCAAAGTCAAGACTCCACATCAGATACTACAAGAGATATGGAGTCTAAATCAAACACACAATCAACTAGCCCAAAAAGTCAAAAATCTGGTAAAAATGATAATATCAAAAATGATAAAATAGCACAAAATATCGTACAAACAACTAATCAAAATCCGCAAAACATAGATGAAATAATGCTTGAAAATGCTGATTTTATCACTCTTCTTGGGCTTTTAGAATCTCAAAATGGAAGTATGAAAACAGGCATTAGTAATCTAGTAAGTGCAAATTTAAATAAATTTTTAGCCACTGAAAAAAATATAAAAGAGCTAAAAGGGGCTAAAAGTTTGCAAGATTTACTAAATTTAAGTGAAAAATTTGGACTAGGATTAAGCAAGATAAAGATTACAAAAGATGGCCTTGAAGCTTTAAAAGGTGAGTTTAAAAATCTGCATTCTAAGGGATTTTTTAATAATGTACCTGTATTAAAAAACCCAATTGAAGTGCATGCTATGACAAAAAAAGATATAGAAAAAACTATTCAAAAAATAGAAAATAGTGATAAAAATCTTCTAAGTAAGTTAATGCTAGGCCAAAGTGTAGAAGTAAAAAAAGATAATAAAACTATAATAAATGATGATGAGATAAAATCTCAAGCTAAAATAGAGCCAAAAGCAGAAGCAAAAATTGATTTAAAAGATCTATTAAAAGAGACTTTTGCTAGTAAAGATGATAGTAAAAAAGCAGCATTAAACGAGCAAGTAAAATCTGATATAAAAACTCAAACAGTTCAAAATTTAAGCAAAGATACTCAAAATATTGAGCAAAAAACTCAGCCAAATTTAACTACTCAAATTGATAACCAAATCAAAGAGAGTATTAAGCAGCCAACTACTCAAGCAAGCACTAAATCTCAAAATATCTCAAACATTGATGAGTATCTAGCAAATATAATGCAAAAAGCAATCAAAGAAAGTGGCGAACAAAGCGCCAAACCAACACCAGCTACTATTATAGCAGAATCTATGAGTAGTTCAAATGATTCAAATTTAAGCGAGCAAAGTAGTCAAAATTTTGATCAAAATAGTCAATCTAATACACCAATAAAAGATATTGTAAATAGTGCTAAACTAAATGCAAAAGAGTTAAATTTAAAACATGTGTTTGATAATTTTGCTACACAACTTCAAGAAAAAATAAGTGAATATAAACCGCCAATTACTAGATTCCATCTTACTTTAAACCCTGGCAATTTAGGCGAAGTAGAGATTACACTAATAAATCGCGGTTCAAATTTGCATATTAATTTTAATTCAAATAATCAAACAATGCAGCTTTTTATGCAACATCAGGCTGAATTTAAGGCAAGCCTTGTAAATATGGGCTTTAGTGAGTTGTCAATGAATTTTAGTGATAATGCAAATAAAGAACAAAATCAAGGTGAAAATAAAAGACAAAAATTTAATATCAATGAAGATGAACAAACTGAACAATCTCAAAGTGAAGAGACAGTTTTAGAAGTAGTATTGCCAAAATATTTTTAA
- a CDS encoding flagellar basal body rod modification protein — protein sequence MATSINQTPQFTTDLWAANEAAQKADAVTGGVNPNSQLDKDAFLKLLLVELQHQDPTEPMDSAKMLEQTSQLATVEMQEKTNQVMTQLSEQMQASASLNAMSALGKMANLANSVAKDTPTSEVDFSLYFPVEAKSGTIEIYDTLGNVVRNVSISDVKAGVSQFRWDGKNNNGEPTLPGEYLVKAKYLDANGGNRETVLGQYPVEAVKFDKGVAYIKVAGEYIDMNSVLEFTEPIAYNVTNSNQNSSSSSDKDDESDKPVNDKDSKDEIANNDSQKDEVTQS from the coding sequence ATGGCAACATCTATAAACCAAACACCACAATTTACTACAGATCTTTGGGCAGCAAATGAGGCAGCTCAAAAAGCAGATGCTGTTACAGGTGGAGTAAATCCAAACTCGCAATTAGATAAAGATGCCTTCTTAAAACTTCTTTTAGTTGAACTTCAACATCAAGACCCAACCGAGCCAATGGATAGTGCTAAGATGCTTGAGCAAACTAGTCAGCTAGCTACAGTTGAGATGCAAGAAAAAACTAACCAAGTTATGACACAACTAAGTGAGCAGATGCAAGCAAGCGCTTCGCTAAATGCTATGAGTGCATTAGGCAAGATGGCGAACTTAGCTAACTCTGTAGCTAAAGATACTCCAACCTCAGAGGTTGATTTTAGCCTATATTTTCCAGTAGAGGCAAAAAGCGGGACAATAGAGATCTATGATACGCTAGGTAATGTAGTTCGTAATGTTAGTATAAGTGATGTTAAAGCTGGTGTTAGTCAATTTAGATGGGATGGTAAAAATAACAATGGAGAGCCGACTCTTCCAGGAGAGTATCTAGTAAAAGCTAAATATTTAGATGCTAATGGCGGTAATAGAGAGACTGTTTTAGGCCAGTATCCAGTAGAAGCAGTTAAATTTGATAAAGGCGTAGCATATATTAAAGTAGCTGGTGAGTATATAGATATGAATAGCGTACTTGAATTTACTGAACCAATTGCTTATAATGTTACAAACTCAAACCAAAATAGCAGCTCAAGCAGCGATAAAGATGATGAATCAGATAAACCAGTAAATGATAAAGATTCAAAAGATGAAATCGCTAATAATGATAGTCAAAAAGATGAGGTTACTCAATCATGA